The Sporohalobacter salinus region AATTTGATTTTTGTCAAGAGAAAAATGAATTAATTTGTCAGCTGTTTTGAGGCGACAGCTAATAATCTATCATCTATATCTCTTTTTGTCAAGGAAAATAAAAAAAATTATTTAAGAGGCCAATACATCCATATTTAACTAAAGATATATTAGCCTCTATAGTTACTCTATTACTCTCTAATCTTAGCTCCCACTTCTTCATTTAATCTACTTTCTATTTTTGACTGTAACTTATTAACCTCTTCATCAGTTAAAGTTCTATCGGGAGCACGATAGGTAAGTGAATAGGCTAAACTCTTAGTTCCTGCTTTTAGTTGATCACCTTGATATAAATCAAATAATTCTAACTCCTCTAGTAAATTCCCTGCTACTTCTTTAATAATCTTTTCTATTTCATTAGCAGTCACTTTTCGATTTACTACCAATGCAATATCACGAGTTGAAGCTGGATATTTAGGCAACTCTTTATAAACTATCTCATCATTAGCAGCTTCAACAACCACCTCAAATTCCAATTCAAATAAAACAGTCCTTACTAACAAGTCATATTCTTCAATTATATCAGGATGTAATTCTCCTATTACTCCTACTTTCTTTCCTCCAATTCTAATTTCGGCTGTTCTTCCTGGATGAAAAGCAGAAGCTTGGCTACTAATAAATTCATAATCATTAATATTCAATTCAGCAAAATATTCTTCTAATCTTCCTTTTAAAGCAAAGAAATTAGCAGCATCTAGATTCCATATCTGCTTTTCTTCTTTTTGCATTAGGGCAGCAGATAATAATTCTCTTTCCTGGGGCAATTCTTTTTCTTTCTGTGGAGTAAAGACTCTACCTAATTCAAATATCTCTACTTCTTCTATATTCTGATTTCTATTCTGAGCTAATACTTCTAATAAATTAGGAATTAATGTTGTTCTCATAACTTCATGTTCACTACTTAATGGGTTGGCTAACCTAACTGTCTCTCTTAATTTACTATCAGTAGGTAAATTAATCCGATCAAATACTTGTTGACTAGTAAAACTAAAAGTAGAAACCTCATATAATCCTAATCCAGTTAAAATATCTAATGTTTTACCTTTTATTAATTGCTGCTGAGTTCTTTTTCCCTGCAAAATAGGTCCCGAAGGTAAAGTAGCCTCTACTTCATTATAGCCATAAACTCTAGCAATTTCTTCAATCAAATCTGCTTTTTGACTAATATCTCCTCTAAAGGTAGGCACTTTAACCTTTAACTCGTCTTTCTGATCTATAACTTCAAATTCTAATTTAACTAGACTTTCGATTATTTGTTCTTTTGTAAGATTCGTACCCAATAAATTATTAACCCGCTCCACTTTTAATTCTAACTCTAACGGTTCAACAGGATTAGGATATTTATCAATAACCCCTTTAGCTACTTCTCCACCTGCTAAATCCAAAATTAATTCAATAGCTCTTCTACTAGCTAAATCACTACTATTGATGTCTACACCACGTTCAAACCTATGTGATGACTCACTATGCAGGCCTAATTTTTTAGCTGTCTGTCTGATACTAACCGAATTGAAATTAGCAGCCTCCAACAAAACATCAGTAGTTTCAGTAGTTACTTCACTCTCAGCTCCTCCCATTACTCCAGCAATACAGACTGGCCTTTGAGCATCAGCAATAACTAACATATTCTCATCTAATTCACGTTCTTCTTCATCTAAAGTTATCATTTTTTCTCCATTTTCGGCTTGTCGAACAACAATTCTATTCTCTGTTAATACATTATAATCAAAAGCATGCAATGGCTGCCCAAACTCCATCAAAACATAATTAGTAATATCAACTATATTATTGATTGGCCTAATCCCAACTGCTTTTAGACGCTGACGTAACCATAGCGGCGATTCTTTAACTTCTACATTTTTTATTACTCGTGCAGTATAACGGGGACATAATTCTTCATCTTCAACCTGAACACTAGTCAATTCCGCAATTTCTGGACCTTCTTCTACTATCTCTGGCTTCGGCAACTGCAGTTCATTATCTGTCATTACTGCTATTTCCCGAGCAACTCCAATCATGCTTAGACAATCAGCATAATTAGGTGTAAGATCTAGTTCAAAAATAACATCATCAAACCCTAAAGTTTCAGTGAATTTACTACCTACTTCTAAATCAGAGTCCAAAATCATAATTCCTTCTGCCCGTTCTTCCTGAAGATCCAATTCATCAGCAGAACATAACATACCTCTTGACTTAACTCCTCTGATTTCAGCTTCTTCAACCCTCATTCCTGTTGGTAATTTTGTACCTACAGGTGCTACTGGGGATTTAGCTCCAACCTCTACATTAGGAGCACCACAAACAATTTCTTCTTTAGTATCTCCAAGGTCTACTAAACAAAGAGATAATTTATCAGCATTCTCATGATCATTAACTTCTAAAATTTCACCTATGATTATATCTTCTAATCCTTCAGCTTGATATTCTACTCTATCTACTTCTAATCCTGCCATAGTTAATTTTGATGCTAATTCTTCTGGCGTATAATCAAAATCTATATAATCTTGTAACCAATTATAAGAAACTTTCATTCTTAAACTACCTCCTTAAATATTTAAAACTGCTGTAAAAACCTCATATCATTTTCGTAAAAGCGACGAATATCTGTAATCCCATACTTCAAAATTGCAATTCTTTCTATTCCCATTCCAAAGGCAAATCCGCTTACTTTTTGAGGGTCTAACCCTGACATTTCTAATACCCTTGGATGAACCATACCAGAACCTAAAATTTCTAGCCAGCCGGTATCTGAACAGGTACTACATCCCTCTCCTCCACAAAGTGCACAAGAAACATCCACCTCTGCACTAGGTTCGGTGAAAGGAAAGTAACTAGGTCTAAATCTAACCTCTCTATCTTCTCCAAATAATTCTTTGACTACTTTAATTAAAATACCTTTCAAATTACTAAAAGATATATTTTTATCAATCATTAGACCCTCTACCTGATGAAAAACAGGGGAATGGTTAGCGTCAACTTCATCCACTCTATAGACTCTTCCAGGAGCAATAATTCGAACCGGCACATCAGTCTCTTCCATAGTTCTAACCTGTACTGGAGAAGTATGCGTCCGTAATAGAATATCCTCAGAAATATAAAAAGAATCCTGCATATCCCGCGCCGGATGAGCCTTCGGAATATTCAAAGCTTCAAAATTATAATAATCTTTCTCTACTTCAGGCCCTTCGACTATTCTAAATCCTAATCCTAAAAATATCTCAGAAATTTCATCGATAACCTGCGTCAAAGGATGCTTGCTACCTAAATCATCTCTTTTTCCAGCTAAAGTTACATCAATTTCTTCTTCTTTTAATCTTTTTTCCTTAGCTACTTTCTTTAATTCATCCTTTTTCTCAGCAATAGCACTTTCTAATTTTGATTTCAACTTATTACCCAGTTTTCCTACTACTGGTCGCTGCTTGGGAGGTAAATCCCCTATATTCTGGAGAATTTCTGTCACCTCTCCACTTTTTCCTAAATATTTAACTCTAAGATTTTCTAGTTCTTCTAAATCGGCTGCTTTTTCTACTTCACAAGTAGCAGTCTCTTCTAATAATTGCAATTTCTCTTCCATTATTTATATCCTCCTTAAAACAGAATACTTATCTAAATATAAAAAGCCCTCTCATCCTTGGCAGGGACGAGAGAGCCGTGTTACCACCCTGATTAACCCCAGTCAATATGTTCATTCCTAACTGGAGTTCTCATATCCCTATAACGGGGGAAACCGATTTGACTTAATCTAACCTTTCAGTCAAGTAGCTCCAGAGTGAATTTCATCCAGAATATCTTTGAAGATACTCTCAGTCAATGGTATCCTCTTCCTGTTAAGATTGATACTAGATTACTTATACTCCTTCATAGCTTCTTCCTTATAATTAAATTATTGACTAGTTCGTTCACTTTAACTACAGAACTTGATTATAACTAAACCCTAAAAATTCTCTGTAAGCTAAATATGCCTGAATCGAACCAGTCTGTTCAAAGATATGCCAAAACATAGCTGCGGTCAACATCGAAGACCACACCTTTCTAGGTTTGTTACACCCTCATTTTGAAATAAATTATATCACAATTGTTAAACCTTTACAAGGGGGCGATAGGCATTATTAGTTTTTATTTTTTCTCTGTCTTACCACTTCATACATAATAACTCCAGAAGCAATAGCCGCATTTAATGAATCAATCCCTTGGGATAATGGAATTTTAACCTTCTTATCAGCTAATTTAAGAGTTTCAGTCTGTGCTCCTGCTCCCTCATTACCAATAACTAGTGCTGTCGGCTGATTATAATCTAACTCATAATAATAACTCTCTGCTTCTATATCAGCTACTACTATTTGTAAATCTTGTATCTGTAATATCTCTGTCAAATCGTTTGGAGAATCTAATTCAAAGACAGGAACTCTAAATAATGATCCCATAGTAGCTCGAATGGTCTTTAAATTATAGACATCAACAGTCCCTTTCATAAGAAAGACTCCATCTACTCCAGCACCATCAGCTGTACGCAAAATTGTCCCTAAGTTACCGGGATCCTGAATCTGATCAATAATTAAAAATAAATTATTATCTCCTGCTAAAAAGTCTTCTAATTCAAATTGTGGCTGATTAGCAATAGCTATAATACCCTGCGGTGTAGTGGTATCTGCTATCTCATTTAGTAATGAATCAGTAATTTCAATTACCTCAGTTACCTCTCTAAGCTGAACAAGCAGTTCTTTATCTTCTTGGCGAGATAAAAACTCTGCTGAATAAAAAACTTGATCAATATCCACTTTAGATTCAAGTGCATCAATAATAATCCGGGTTCCTTCTAAAATAAACTTATTATTACGTCGACGATACTTTTTTCTATATAATGAACGCAAAAACTTGATTTTAGAATTCTTCAAACTAGAAATTATTTCTGACATTTCTCCCCCTCCTAACTAAGTTCAAATTAATCTTCTAACTAAAATTTCGTAATTGTTCTAAATTTTCATTACTACCAATAACAATTAAGACATCTCCTTTATCAATTTTTCCCTCTGCTTTAGGAGCAATCTCCAATTCTTCTTCACTTTTAATAGCCATTACATTAACTCCAAACTTACTTCTTAATTCTAAATCAGCCAAGCTTTCTCCTACCATTTGATCTGTTGCTTTTATTTCTATAATGCTATAATCTGGTGCAAATTCTATATAATCAAGCATATTAGAAGAAATTAAATTATTAGCTATTCTCAAGCCCATATCTCGTTCTGGATATACTATCTCATCAGCCCCTATTTTACTTAAAACTTTACTATGTAATTGATCCTGAGCTTTAACTACTACATGTTCTACTCCCTGTTCTTTTAAAATTAAAGTTGATAAAATACTAGCATGGATATCCTCACCTATACTAACAATGGCTATATCAAAATTACCCACCCCTAGATCTTCCAAAGTAGTTTCATCAGTAGTGTCCGCCTGTACAGCATGAGTAACTATAGTTGATAAATCCTGTACCTTTGTTTCATTTTTATCGATAGCTAACACATCATACCCTTTTTTAGATAATGTTTGAGCTACACTAAAACCGAATCTTCCTAAACCAGCAACGATAAACTGCTTCATTTGATTACCTCCTAAAATCTTTAACCAATTAAAAGCTTCTCTTCTGGATAACGAATCTGCCCTCGTTTAGCTCGTTCGCCAATAGCTGCTGCTAAAGTTAAAGGCCCTACTCGCCCCAAAAACATAGTAAGGCTAATTATTATCCGGCCTATTTGACTTAAATCACCAGTAATTCCAGTAGATAAACCTACCGTTCCATAAGCTGAAACTGTTTCAAATAAAATTGATAAAAATTCTGCTTCTTCCGTTATAGTTAAAATTGTAATAACTAATGCAATCCAAGCTAATGAAATAATAGCAACTGCTAAAGCTTTATAGATAATACCTTGACTTAACCTTCGTTTAAAAAGCTCTATATCTTCATTCCCTTTTACTAAGTTATAAACTACAGCTAATAATGCACCAATAGTTGTTGTTTTTAATCCTCCACCAGTAGAACCAGGTGAAGCTCCAATAAACATTAAAATAGTAATAAAAAATAAACTAGCATTTCTCAATTGACCTGTAGGAATAGTATTAAAACCAGCTGTTCTCGGCGTTACTCCCTGAAAATAAGCAGCAAGCAATTTTCCTTTAAAGGAAAGTCCTTTTAACGTAGCAGGATTAGAAAATTCTAAAATGAAGATAACACTAGTACCTAATATAATTAGAATCAAAGTAATAACTAACACTAATTTTGTATTCAATGAATAATCTATAAACTGCCGTTTACGGTAAACATCAGCAATTACAGCAAAACCAATACCCCCAATAATAAAGAGAGTAGTAATTACTAAATTAATATAAATATCATTAGTAAAATTAGCCAAACTATTACCAAAAATATCAAACCCAGCATTACAGAAAGCAGATACAGCATGAAAGATGGAAAAGAAAGCAGCTTTACCTGCTGGATATTCGGGCAATAGATGAGCAAACAATAATACAGCTCCCATTAATTCTATTCCTAAAGTTAATATCGTTACATATTGAACTAGTCTAATCAAACCCGATAGATTAAAGTAATTCAAATCCTCTTGAATAATAATCCGCTTTTTTAAATTAATCTTCTTACCTAATATCAAAGCAAAAAGAGTAGAAGTAGTCATAAATCCTAAGCCGCCAATTTGAATCAATAATAAAATCACAGATTGACCAAAAATAGTAAAATAAGTTCCAGTATTCACGACAATCAATCCAGTTACTGCTGTAGCTGAAGTAGCCGTAAAGATGGAATTAATTAAATCTAATCCCTCTCCGTTAACGGTAGCAATCGGCAAAGACAATAATAGAGCACCAACAGTAATTACAATAATATATCCTAAAGCCAAAAATTGAGCTGGTGACAACGATTTAATACTAAAAGAAATAATCCTCACCCCCAAGTTTAATATCTCCACTTTAAGAAGTAATTATAACCCCTTTGGTGAGAATTATAAACTCATATTTATTTTTTACAAATTTAATACTCTCTCAATTTATCTAAACCTTTCTCTTGACCCATTACTACTAAAATATCTTCCACCTCAATCATATCATTCGCTTTAGGAGTTACATTAATTTCTCCTTCTCCTTTCTTAATAGCAATAACATTAATACCAAACTTAGCTCTTAATTCTAACTCTTTTAATGTCTTGCCAGTTAACTCTTCAGTAGCTAGGACTTCAATTATACTATAATCCTGTGATAACTCTATATAATCTAATACATTAGTAGTTACTAGATTATAGGCTACTCTAACTCCCATATCACGTTCTGGATAAACTATCTTATCCGCACCAATTTTATTTAATACTTTTCCATGCAGTTGATCTTGGGCCTTAACTACAACATACTCTACCCCTAATTCTTTTAATATCAATGTAGCCAACAAACTAGATTGAATGTCATCTCCAATACTAACTACTGCTATATCAAAATTACTAATCCCCAATGTTTTCAGCGAATCCTCATCAGTAGCATCAGCTTGTACAGCATGAGTTACTTTATCAGTAATATCTTGAATTGGATCTTCTTCTCTATCTATTGCTAATACATCATAGCCTTCTTCAGCCAATGAAGTTGCTACACTAGTCCCAAATCGTCCTAAGCCAACTACAATAAATTGTCTCATTTTCCTTTCCCTCCTAAGCTGAATAGAATCTATTACCCAACTAAGACCTTCTCTTCTGGATACCTAATATTACCTTTTATTCTTTTACGCCCAATAGCTAAAAATAAAGTTAATGGTCCAACTCGGCCAGCAAACATAGTTAGAATAATTAATACTTTTCCTATTCCTGATAACTTTCCAGTTACTCCTGTTGATAACCCTACAGTTCCAAAAGCAGAAACTGTCTCAAATAAAAGATCTAAAAATGACATTTTCTCAGTGACTGTTAATGTCATAGTAACAACAACTATTAGCAAAACTGAAATTATAATAATGGATAATGCTTTAAATATAACATCCTCTGGTATTCTACGCTTAAATGCTTCTATATCCTCTTTACCAGTCATCATTGCATAAACTACTGCTAATACTGAACCAAATGTAGTCGTTTTAATTCCACCACCAGTTGAACCAGGTGAAGCACCAATAAACATTAAAATAATAACAAAAAACAGAGTAGTACTATGTAAACTACCTGTTGGTACTGTATTAAAACCGGCTGTCCTTGGAGTTATTGATAGAAAATAGGAAGCCAAAGCCTTTCCACACAGTGGCAAATCACCTATAGTTGCCGGATTTGAATATTCTAAAAAGAAAGTAACTATCGTACCAAGTAAAATTAAAGAACCACTAATTGATAAAACTAACTTAGTCTGCAAGGAATAATTTTTAAACCTCTTCTCTTCTTTATACA contains the following coding sequences:
- the pheS gene encoding phenylalanine--tRNA ligase subunit alpha; protein product: MEEKLQLLEETATCEVEKAADLEELENLRVKYLGKSGEVTEILQNIGDLPPKQRPVVGKLGNKLKSKLESAIAEKKDELKKVAKEKRLKEEEIDVTLAGKRDDLGSKHPLTQVIDEISEIFLGLGFRIVEGPEVEKDYYNFEALNIPKAHPARDMQDSFYISEDILLRTHTSPVQVRTMEETDVPVRIIAPGRVYRVDEVDANHSPVFHQVEGLMIDKNISFSNLKGILIKVVKELFGEDREVRFRPSYFPFTEPSAEVDVSCALCGGEGCSTCSDTGWLEILGSGMVHPRVLEMSGLDPQKVSGFAFGMGIERIAILKYGITDIRRFYENDMRFLQQF
- a CDS encoding TrkH family potassium uptake protein, with the translated sequence MKLNDKFSLDNLTPAQFLSLGYLVVILTGTILLSLPISTASGVRMPFIDALFTATSATAVTGLIVENTKHFFSGFGQVVILILIQIGGLGIMSMSTLFAMIVGKKITLRERLVIKQDLDQFELSGIIRLVRYVLFVTLVIEGLGALILFARLIFDYAPLKAFYLAVFHSVSAFNNAGFDIFGNSLENFTGDLTINLVISTLIILGGIGFAVIAEMYKEEKRFKNYSLQTKLVLSISGSLILLGTIVTFFLEYSNPATIGDLPLCGKALASYFLSITPRTAGFNTVPTGSLHSTTLFFVIILMFIGASPGSTGGGIKTTTFGSVLAVVYAMMTGKEDIEAFKRRIPEDVIFKALSIIIISVLLIVVVTMTLTVTEKMSFLDLLFETVSAFGTVGLSTGVTGKLSGIGKVLIILTMFAGRVGPLTLFLAIGRKRIKGNIRYPEEKVLVG
- a CDS encoding TrkH family potassium uptake protein; the encoded protein is MRIISFSIKSLSPAQFLALGYIIVITVGALLLSLPIATVNGEGLDLINSIFTATSATAVTGLIVVNTGTYFTIFGQSVILLLIQIGGLGFMTTSTLFALILGKKINLKKRIIIQEDLNYFNLSGLIRLVQYVTILTLGIELMGAVLLFAHLLPEYPAGKAAFFSIFHAVSAFCNAGFDIFGNSLANFTNDIYINLVITTLFIIGGIGFAVIADVYRKRQFIDYSLNTKLVLVITLILIILGTSVIFILEFSNPATLKGLSFKGKLLAAYFQGVTPRTAGFNTIPTGQLRNASLFFITILMFIGASPGSTGGGLKTTTIGALLAVVYNLVKGNEDIELFKRRLSQGIIYKALAVAIISLAWIALVITILTITEEAEFLSILFETVSAYGTVGLSTGITGDLSQIGRIIISLTMFLGRVGPLTLAAAIGERAKRGQIRYPEEKLLIG
- a CDS encoding potassium channel family protein, whose product is MKQFIVAGLGRFGFSVAQTLSKKGYDVLAIDKNETKVQDLSTIVTHAVQADTTDETTLEDLGVGNFDIAIVSIGEDIHASILSTLILKEQGVEHVVVKAQDQLHSKVLSKIGADEIVYPERDMGLRIANNLISSNMLDYIEFAPDYSIIEIKATDQMVGESLADLELRSKFGVNVMAIKSEEELEIAPKAEGKIDKGDVLIVIGSNENLEQLRNFS
- a CDS encoding TrmH family RNA methyltransferase codes for the protein MSEIISSLKNSKIKFLRSLYRKKYRRRNNKFILEGTRIIIDALESKVDIDQVFYSAEFLSRQEDKELLVQLREVTEVIEITDSLLNEIADTTTPQGIIAIANQPQFELEDFLAGDNNLFLIIDQIQDPGNLGTILRTADGAGVDGVFLMKGTVDVYNLKTIRATMGSLFRVPVFELDSPNDLTEILQIQDLQIVVADIEAESYYYELDYNQPTALVIGNEGAGAQTETLKLADKKVKIPLSQGIDSLNAAIASGVIMYEVVRQRKNKN
- a CDS encoding potassium channel family protein, yielding MRQFIVVGLGRFGTSVATSLAEEGYDVLAIDREEDPIQDITDKVTHAVQADATDEDSLKTLGISNFDIAVVSIGDDIQSSLLATLILKELGVEYVVVKAQDQLHGKVLNKIGADKIVYPERDMGVRVAYNLVTTNVLDYIELSQDYSIIEVLATEELTGKTLKELELRAKFGINVIAIKKGEGEINVTPKANDMIEVEDILVVMGQEKGLDKLREY
- the pheT gene encoding phenylalanine--tRNA ligase subunit beta; this translates as MKVSYNWLQDYIDFDYTPEELASKLTMAGLEVDRVEYQAEGLEDIIIGEILEVNDHENADKLSLCLVDLGDTKEEIVCGAPNVEVGAKSPVAPVGTKLPTGMRVEEAEIRGVKSRGMLCSADELDLQEERAEGIMILDSDLEVGSKFTETLGFDDVIFELDLTPNYADCLSMIGVAREIAVMTDNELQLPKPEIVEEGPEIAELTSVQVEDEELCPRYTARVIKNVEVKESPLWLRQRLKAVGIRPINNIVDITNYVLMEFGQPLHAFDYNVLTENRIVVRQAENGEKMITLDEEERELDENMLVIADAQRPVCIAGVMGGAESEVTTETTDVLLEAANFNSVSIRQTAKKLGLHSESSHRFERGVDINSSDLASRRAIELILDLAGGEVAKGVIDKYPNPVEPLELELKVERVNNLLGTNLTKEQIIESLVKLEFEVIDQKDELKVKVPTFRGDISQKADLIEEIARVYGYNEVEATLPSGPILQGKRTQQQLIKGKTLDILTGLGLYEVSTFSFTSQQVFDRINLPTDSKLRETVRLANPLSSEHEVMRTTLIPNLLEVLAQNRNQNIEEVEIFELGRVFTPQKEKELPQERELLSAALMQKEEKQIWNLDAANFFALKGRLEEYFAELNINDYEFISSQASAFHPGRTAEIRIGGKKVGVIGELHPDIIEEYDLLVRTVLFELEFEVVVEAANDEIVYKELPKYPASTRDIALVVNRKVTANEIEKIIKEVAGNLLEELELFDLYQGDQLKAGTKSLAYSLTYRAPDRTLTDEEVNKLQSKIESRLNEEVGAKIRE
- a CDS encoding YqzL family protein, which encodes MLTAAMFWHIFEQTGSIQAYLAYREFLGFSYNQVL